Proteins co-encoded in one Maylandia zebra isolate NMK-2024a linkage group LG16, Mzebra_GT3a, whole genome shotgun sequence genomic window:
- the LOC112436199 gene encoding uncharacterized protein LOC112436199, with protein sequence MSIKRKVFKTEHFQKQEKKYSEHCCVPLCSASAKFNGILSFHAFPTHSDLRRQWLVNIRRDHFTITSHTRVCCRHFASDQLIEPTTLDGRRQLIKGAVPTLFEWNGYKVEPPRRSVWERTERRPELVPPDDQEEHSLTRDHDYCSVPEPSALDISASAAEDLSKDVETLRKEIQELRVQREFGLQRFAGSDTDIRFYTRFPSYDHLMAFWVLIEPCIYKIIRVSRAKSAANRNEEVLTPARTSTRQLLQPIDEFFLFLVFLSVGLKERDLAHRFNIHQSTVSRIIATWTNFLATALGSQCIWLTREEVQAYLPEEFKDFSDTQMILDCTELRCQTPSSPLLQSEMYSSYKSHCTMKALVGIAPHGPVTFISNLYAGSVSDKELFKQSGIAEKLTEDMAVMVDKGFLITDCCKCKVYCPPFLSKQKQMPAYQVKETQAIARLRVHVERVIRRIKQIKLFDSIITMSHVYNINQLFAVACMLSNYQNTALVKKWVK encoded by the exons ATGAGTATAAAAAGGAAAGTatttaaaacagaacattttcaaaaacaggagaagaaaTACTCCGAGCATTGCTGTGTCCCACTTTGTTCAGCTTCAGCCAAATTTAACGGCATACTAAGTTTTCATGCCTTTCCGACCCATTCCGACTTGAGAAGACAATGGCTGGTAAATATACGCCGGGATCATTTCACGATTACCTCTCACACCAGGGTCTGCTGCAGACACTTTGCCAGTGATCAACTCATAGAGCCAACAACCCTCGATGGTCGAAGGCAGCTTATTAAAGGTGCTGTACCAACACTTTTTGAGTGGAATGGCTATAAAGTTGAACCACCGCGGCGTAGTGTTTGGGAGAGAACGGAGCGACGCCCTGAACTAGTTCCTCCTGACGATCAAGAAGAGCACAGTCTTACAAGAGATCATGACTACTGCTCAGTCCCTGAGCCATCTGCATTGGACATATCTGCATCAGCTGCAGAAGACCTGTCCAAAGACGTGGAGACTCTGAGGAAGGAAATACAGGAGTTACGTGTCCAGCGAGAATTTGGGTTACAGCGTTTTGCTGGCTCCGACACTGACATCCGATTCTATACCAG ATTTCCAAGCTATGATCATTTGATGGCATTCTGGGTTTTGATTGAGCCTTGCATCTATAAAATTATCCGGGTTTCAAGAGCCAAGTCAGCTGCCAATCGGAACGAAGAAGTGTTGACACCTGCACGCACATCAACA AGGCAGCTGCTACAGCCAATTgatgagttttttcttttcctggttTTCCTGTCAGTTGGTTTGAAGGAGAGGGACCTGGCACACCGATTTAACATACACCAGTCCACAGTGAGCCGCATTATTGCAACATGGACAAATTTTCTTGCCACTGCACTGGGGTCTCAGTGCATCTGGCTTACACGTGAAGAAGTGCAAGCTTACCTCCCTGAGGAATTCAAAGATTTCTCAGACACCCAGATGATCCTTGACTGTACAGAGCTGAGGTGTCAGACACCATCCTCACCACTTCTCCAAAGTGAAATGTACTCTTCGTACAAATCCCACTGTACGATGAAAGCCCTGGTTGGCATAGCTCCACATGGTCCAGTGACATTCATCTCTAATCTGTATGCTGGTTCAGTTAGTGACAAGGAACTATTCAAACAATCAGGCATTGCTGAGAAGTTGACTGAAGACATGGCAGTGATGGTAGATAAGGGCTTCCTAATCACTGATTGTTGTAAATGCAAAGTGTACTGCCCACCTTTTCTATCTAAGCAGAAGCAGATGCCAGCATACCAGGTTAAGGAGACGCAGGCCATAGCCAGACTCAGGGTACATGTGGAGCGAGTCATTAGGAGGATCAAACAGATCAAACTTTTTGATAGCATCATTACCATGTCACATGTTTATAATATCAACCAACTGTTTGCAGTGGCATGTATGCTGTCAAATTACCAGAACACAGCATTAGTTAAAAAATGGGTTAAGTGA
- the LOC112430073 gene encoding uncharacterized protein LOC112430073 isoform X2 gives MLHHIYTTTKIKLLDSSPVILTHSQCSCVAGAVMCNHTVALLFQTAHYSQLRVPVVPPVHSCTESEQQWHKPRTVGVRPGPINSMIFTKPVPNRMAQTGVRSGFYRGMVGPLPDPCLFRITEAYAKFNIEDRPLVTTMNMRPDKPLVESAFGLVQEGSVLSYQQPVLTTWYITLHRDAPPTPHLPLEGYDILPSDCVFVCSEEELLHLKSLSVTLEMAHKIEEATREQSSSSEWHQLRRPRVTASRFREVCHVRGQSSAESLAERILKGTRQTADMRRGTEMEPAIAAEYSRLMNVNYSPCGLVIHPIACCIS, from the exons ATGCTGCATCATATATACACAACTACGAAG ATTAAGCTTCTGGATTCATCGCCGGTGATACTGACACATAGCCAGTGCTCCTGTGTGGCAGGCGCTGTTATGTGCAATCACACAGTGGCACTGCTCTTCCAAACAGCACACTACTCACAACTCAGAGTGCCGGTTGTCCCCCCTGTGCATAGCTGCACGGAATCTGAACAGCAATGGCACAAGCCACGGACAGTG GGTGTGAGGCCAGGACCCATCAACTCCATGATCTTCACTAAGCCAGTACCAAATAGGATGGCCCAGACTGGAGTACG GAGTGGCTTCTACAGAGGCATGGTGGGTCCGTTACCAGATCCCTGCTTGTTCAGAATAACGGAGGCATATGCAAAATTTAATATTGAGGACAGGCCACTTGTGACCACAATGAACATGAGACCTGACAAGCCCCTTGTGGAAAGTGCCTTTGGGCTGGTGCAGGAGGGCAGTGTTCTGTCATATCAGCAGCCGGTTTTGACAACCTGGTACATCACACTACACCGCGATGCACCACCAACACCGCACTTGCCTCTGGAGGGGTATGACATCTTGCCATcagattgtgtgtttgtgtgctcagAAGAAGAGCTTCTGCATCTGAAAAGCTTGTCTGTAACTCTGGAAATGGCTCACAAAATAGAGGAAGCTACACGTGAGCAAAGCTCTTCGTCTGAGTGGCATCAGCTCCGCAGGCCCAGAGTGACTGCCTCTAGGTTTCGGGAGGTGTGTCACGTCAGAGGCCAGAGCTCGGCCGAGTCACTAGCAGAGCGTATATTGAAGGGAACAAGGCAGACAGCAGACATGAGGAGAGGAACTGAGATGGAGCCTGCAATAGCAGCAGAGTATAGTAGGCTAATGAATGTTAACTACTCACCCTGTGGTCTGGTCATTCACCCCATTGCTTGCTGCATCTCCTGA
- the LOC112430073 gene encoding uncharacterized protein LOC112430073 isoform X1 translates to MATFYTRCLQELPKLNITDVHRICRVTTTPASKLDKGFKLYAASYIHNYEVSNKDRLSGEVGVRALCYRSMRKSEAPHRLSIKLLDSSPVILTHSQCSCVAGAVMCNHTVALLFQTAHYSQLRVPVVPPVHSCTESEQQWHKPRTVGVRPGPINSMIFTKPVPNRMAQTGVRSGFYRGMVGPLPDPCLFRITEAYAKFNIEDRPLVTTMNMRPDKPLVESAFGLVQEGSVLSYQQPVLTTWYITLHRDAPPTPHLPLEGYDILPSDCVFVCSEEELLHLKSLSVTLEMAHKIEEATREQSSSSEWHQLRRPRVTASRFREVCHVRGQSSAESLAERILKGTRQTADMRRGTEMEPAIAAEYSRLMNVNYSPCGLVIHPIACCIS, encoded by the exons ATGGCGACGTTCTACACTCGATGCCTACAAGAGCTCCCAAAATTGAACATCACCGATGTTCATCGGATTTGCAGAGTGACGACTACCCCCGCCAGCAAATTAGATAAAGGATTTAAGTTATATGCTGCATCATATATACACAACTACGAAG TGTCCAATAAAGACAGGTTGTCAGGGGAGGTCGGTGTGAGAGCCCTGTGCTACAGGTCGATGAGGAAGAGTGAGGCACCACACAGACTAAGT ATTAAGCTTCTGGATTCATCGCCGGTGATACTGACACATAGCCAGTGCTCCTGTGTGGCAGGCGCTGTTATGTGCAATCACACAGTGGCACTGCTCTTCCAAACAGCACACTACTCACAACTCAGAGTGCCGGTTGTCCCCCCTGTGCATAGCTGCACGGAATCTGAACAGCAATGGCACAAGCCACGGACAGTG GGTGTGAGGCCAGGACCCATCAACTCCATGATCTTCACTAAGCCAGTACCAAATAGGATGGCCCAGACTGGAGTACG GAGTGGCTTCTACAGAGGCATGGTGGGTCCGTTACCAGATCCCTGCTTGTTCAGAATAACGGAGGCATATGCAAAATTTAATATTGAGGACAGGCCACTTGTGACCACAATGAACATGAGACCTGACAAGCCCCTTGTGGAAAGTGCCTTTGGGCTGGTGCAGGAGGGCAGTGTTCTGTCATATCAGCAGCCGGTTTTGACAACCTGGTACATCACACTACACCGCGATGCACCACCAACACCGCACTTGCCTCTGGAGGGGTATGACATCTTGCCATcagattgtgtgtttgtgtgctcagAAGAAGAGCTTCTGCATCTGAAAAGCTTGTCTGTAACTCTGGAAATGGCTCACAAAATAGAGGAAGCTACACGTGAGCAAAGCTCTTCGTCTGAGTGGCATCAGCTCCGCAGGCCCAGAGTGACTGCCTCTAGGTTTCGGGAGGTGTGTCACGTCAGAGGCCAGAGCTCGGCCGAGTCACTAGCAGAGCGTATATTGAAGGGAACAAGGCAGACAGCAGACATGAGGAGAGGAACTGAGATGGAGCCTGCAATAGCAGCAGAGTATAGTAGGCTAATGAATGTTAACTACTCACCCTGTGGTCTGGTCATTCACCCCATTGCTTGCTGCATCTCCTGA